The segment CGAGTATGAGCGTCATATTCGCCATGAGCAGATTCATCGCGCTGTAAGCAACATGGTGGCTAAAGGCGAGCTCAAAGGGATTCTTACATGCTTTGCATACATTAATGGCTGGCCTGATATGTTGGCGCCAATTATTGTGCATCTTACCGAGGCAGAGCATGCCGCAAAACGCCGCATTATTCACGATATTTACGGCTTTGGCTCGGAAAGCTTTGAGTTCAAAGCTGCTGGGCCAATAGAAGCATTTCGATATTGCCAAGAGGAAGCTAATGAAAATCCTATTGCTCTATGAGTACCCACCACCTCCGGCTGGACTTGCTACGCAAGGGGATTTGCTTTACCGCGGTCTTCGTGAACTAGGCGCGGATTGTATGCCAGCGCCGAGGTCCGGCTCTCTGCAAAAGGAGTGGCTCTACAAATGCTATAGGCCAGATGTAGTTATAGGCGTTGGCTGGTGGGGACAATTGCCTGAGCTTGTGATGCATCCACAAAGATTTGGCATACAAGCGGTTCCATGGCTTGTAGCAGATGGGTGGGTTGCCAACTATCAGGATGTGTTGAATGCTTTACCCCTAATTCTTACTACAAGCAAATGGGTAGCCGAAACCTATACGAGAGACGGTGTTTTACCTGAGCGCATGGTTGTTCAACCAATTGGCTGTGACATAGACTCATTCCGGCCTCTTTCGAAGGATAATCAACATGTGAAGGCGGTTCGCGAGGTTCTAGGGGTCAGGGATGATGAGAAGCTGATACTTACAATTGGTGGTGATGGGGCTAGCAAAGGAAGTCAGGAAATGATGAGAGCACTTGCCAAGATTGATAATGAATATCCGAATTGGCGATATGTCTGCAAAGTTTGGTCCCAGGAGCGCACAGAAAGACAGACCAAGATTGACCTAGCTCTTGCTGAAGAGCTAGGTATACGACATAAAGTTCTTTATATTGATGGCGTTCTATCTCGCGAATTCATGCCCTATCTTTACAATGCCTGTGATATCTACGCCGGCCCGAGCCGCCAGGAAGGTTTCGGCATGCCACATGTAGAGGCCCAGGCGTGCGGAAAACCTGTGTTGAGTGTGAACGCAATGGGCATAAAAGAAACAGTAATCCATGGCGAGACCGGCTTCATGGCTAAAGTGGGAGAATGGATTTCAATTACAGAAGGGGAGGTTGGCCCCAAAGAAGGTTTTCCAGAGCAGCGAGTCATTAAGTTCACGAAGCCCAAACTGATCGCAGTGCGTGCAGATGTGGAAGATTTGGCAAAATATACCTTATGCCTCTTAGCCGATGATAATTTGCGTGAAGAGATGGGTGCAACTGCTAGGCAGCATGTGGAGAAAAACTTTGATTATCGGGATGTTGCAAAGCGAGTATTAAAGTTGGTCAGCACAAAGCTTTCCCTACCAATGGCGGCATGATTTATATTGTTGTTCTTTGACACCAGCTCTCGGTAATTGGAGGAAAACAAAATGCGTTTCCTGCTATCAGGGGATTGTTGAGCGGAGACGTACTTTGAAATAGTTATTGCGACTTTGCTATATCAATTTTTCATGGAATTTTACCTTGGGGTCATGGTGTTTAAGGCGGGTGTTTCAAAATGGCAAAATCAGATGCTATGAAAATCGAGAATGCTGAAGTTTTAATTGAGGAAGCATTTGACAAGGCGAAAATTGCACTTGACAAGTGTTCCACGCCAAATGGGATTTTTGCTTCTCCCACATACTACAATGCCGTTTATGCCCGCGATGCTCTAATCGCTTCTCTTGGAGGACTGGTCTCAGGCGAGGAGCGGTTTCTTCGTCAATGGTTGAAGACTATGGATACCCTAATGGATAGGCAGTCAACAAGCGGCCAGATACCTAATTGTGTAGATACGTTTATTCCGACGCGTCCAAGGCTTGTGGCTTTTGGGGCAGCCGATGCTTCACTCTGGTTTATCCTAACACTTGCTTATGCGGAGCGACTTTTTGAAACCGAATTCTCGGAATTTCACCAGGCGGCTGAGCGCGCGCTGGTTTGGCTGGAGTATCAGGATGCTCATGAGGAAGGCTTAATTGAACAGCAAGAGGCAACCGACTGGATGGATATCACTGCCAATCGTGGGCACGTTCTCTATACGAACGTTCTTTGGTTTGCGGTCTTGGAGTTGAGGCGCGATATTAAGAAAGCGCATCTTGTTCGTGAAGCAATAAATGGGTTTCTTTGGAGTGATGAGAAAGGTTATTTTCTTCCTTGGTCGTGGAAGCAAGAACGCGGAGAGTGGTTTGATACTACAGCAAACGCATTTGCCATAGCATTTGGCCTTGCAGATCCCGAGCAGACTGAAAGCATCCTCAATTACTTGTTCAAGCACCGACTGGATGAGCCTTATCCGGTTAGGGCAATTCATCCTCCAATTAAGCCAGGCGATAAAGATTGGCGCGATTATTATATAACCGAGCACGAGTTAAATAGGCCGAATCAGTATCATAATGGGGGTATATGGCCTTGGGTGGGTGGACTTTATGTTGCCGCTCTTGTTCGGGCAGGACATATGGAGCGAGCTAAAGAAACGCTTATTCGGTTGGCGATGGCAAACAAACTAGGCCGCGAACAAGAATGGGAGTTCAACGAATGGCTTCATGGTGTTACTGGCGAACCAAGAGGAGCGGCATACCAAGCATGGTCGGCTGGAATGTATTTGTATGCTTATTCATGTGTTAAAGAAGGTCACGAACCTGTCTTTTCAGTGCTCGAATCCAAGGAATGCCAGCTTTGGCATAATACAAACCTCGGCAACCAAAACTCATAACCTCAATTGCATCTTAATTGCAAACCCTGCAGGAATCTATTTAATCCTCATCGTATGCTTTTTGGGGAACTTTTTCTAGGAGAAAATTATGGGACTTCTTGAGTTGGAAAATTGGGAGAAATCTAGGGAGCGGTTTGAGGCGTGGTGGCATGGAGAGGTAATTGACCGCCCGTTGCTTCAGGTAATTGCTCCAAAAAAAGATGCGCCGAATGAACCTGTGCCCACATATTCTAGCCAGGAGGAAAAATGGCTTGACCCTGACTACCGAATTCGCCTTTTTGAATGGGAGTTGAGTCGAACCTATTTTGCCGGGGATGCTTTTCCTTATTTAGATACGCATATCGGTCCGGGGACGCTATCTCTCTACCTCGGCGCAAAACCCGTGTTTACCGACCGCACGGTGTGGTATCACAAGTGCATTGATGATGTCACTACTACTATAGTACCGACTTTCAATGAGAATAATCCATACTGGCAGGCTAGCCTCAGAATAGCTCAGGAAGGTGTGAAGCGGCTTGAGGGGCGTGCGCTGGTATCTTTTCCGGATTTGATTGAAAATTTAGATACGATTGCTTCGTTAATTGGTACTCGCGAGCTACTCACAGCTTTGGTTGATTGTCCGGAGAAGATTCATGAGTTCCAACGCGCAATTCTTCCACTGTATATTGAGTATCACAAAAAACTTTATGAAATTATTAGAGACGAGATTGGCGGTTCGTGTTTCTCTGCATTTCGGATTTATGGCAAAGGGCGAATTGCTAAACTTCAGTGTGATTTCAGTGCAATGATTTCTACTAAAATGTTTGAAGAGTTTGTTGCCCCATATTTATGCGAACAGTGCCGTCAGCTCGACCACACGGTTTATCATTGGGATGGTCCATGTGCACTTCAACATGAAGGCCCCTTGCTGGCAATAAAGGAGCTAGAAGCAATCCAATGGACGCCAGGGGCAGGACAGCCCGGATGTGGAGACCCTGTATGGTATACCCTCTATCACCGCATCCGTAAAGCTGGGAAGTCGCTCATGCTTCTAGGCGTCACACCATCAGAGGCACAGGCTCTTGTCGAAGAGTTCGGCCCTGAAGGCCTCGATTTGGTGGTGTTTGTTCCGAGCCAAGAGGAAGCAGACGAACTTGTTCGTCAGTCATTCAAATGGCGTAGGATTGCATAGTTTGCTTCATAGGAGCACCAGGGCGCCAGTAAAGTAGCTCCTCATTTTCGAAGTTTTCGTTAACTTAAAAGCGCATTTTGTAAGCCTTTTTGCACAGTACCCAGATGCTTGACGGACAAGTCTATGGAATAGAGTGAGTCAGAGGCTTGACAAAACTTTCAAGAAGTGATATACTTACGACAAAACGGCGATATTTCTGTGATTTAGAACCAGCTGGACGCAAAAATTAACTGAAAGTTGTGGAGTATGCGTAGGGCGCTCATTTAAGGCGGGGAGCTGCTACCCAACGGAAAGGAAACATCAATGGACAATGAAAACAGGTCGCCGGATGGTCAAGAAGAAGCGGTAATCGGGCTTACAAAACGCGAAATTGAGGTTCTGCAACTAGTTCTTGAGGGCAAGTCAAGTAAAGAAGTAGCCGCCATTCTCTGCTGTAGCAAGCGAACTGTTGACTTCCACCTTGCACGAATATACGATAAATTGAATGTTTCAAATAGGGTTCAGGCGATGCGCCGCTGTGCTGGGCTTGGCTTGATACCCATGGGCGGCAATGGTGGAAACGGACGTGAAGAAGTAGGCTGAAAAGCTTTTATATCTATTAAAACGCGCCTGCAGGTAAGATGTGGTAGGTTTTTGGGGTGAAATGTTGCTAATTTTCACCGGACTGAAGACAGAGAAAATTTCAGTCCGGTTTTTTATAGCTTGACTTGCCAATACATTTGAATTATTAAGAGTAGGAATTCAAACCTCTTTGAGTAATTTTATCCTGATGAGTGCTCTGGTAAACGTTTGCATAGTCGTTTATAACGGTGTATAACTTAATGAGCGAGAAAGATAATGGCTCGGGACAGGTTCACATCCGCAGTAACAGCAATAGTTGGCGCTTCGGTTATTAGCATTTTATATTGGTATAACAAGCAATCACCGGTAGATGAAAAATACCTAATAACAAATATTGGTGCATTGTTTTGGGTACCAATTTTGATTGTGATGCTCTTTTTGCGCCAA is part of the Armatimonadota bacterium genome and harbors:
- a CDS encoding glycosyltransferase family 4 protein; its protein translation is MKILLLYEYPPPPAGLATQGDLLYRGLRELGADCMPAPRSGSLQKEWLYKCYRPDVVIGVGWWGQLPELVMHPQRFGIQAVPWLVADGWVANYQDVLNALPLILTTSKWVAETYTRDGVLPERMVVQPIGCDIDSFRPLSKDNQHVKAVREVLGVRDDEKLILTIGGDGASKGSQEMMRALAKIDNEYPNWRYVCKVWSQERTERQTKIDLALAEELGIRHKVLYIDGVLSREFMPYLYNACDIYAGPSRQEGFGMPHVEAQACGKPVLSVNAMGIKETVIHGETGFMAKVGEWISITEGEVGPKEGFPEQRVIKFTKPKLIAVRADVEDLAKYTLCLLADDNLREEMGATARQHVEKNFDYRDVAKRVLKLVSTKLSLPMAA
- a CDS encoding glycogen debranching protein, with protein sequence MAKSDAMKIENAEVLIEEAFDKAKIALDKCSTPNGIFASPTYYNAVYARDALIASLGGLVSGEERFLRQWLKTMDTLMDRQSTSGQIPNCVDTFIPTRPRLVAFGAADASLWFILTLAYAERLFETEFSEFHQAAERALVWLEYQDAHEEGLIEQQEATDWMDITANRGHVLYTNVLWFAVLELRRDIKKAHLVREAINGFLWSDEKGYFLPWSWKQERGEWFDTTANAFAIAFGLADPEQTESILNYLFKHRLDEPYPVRAIHPPIKPGDKDWRDYYITEHELNRPNQYHNGGIWPWVGGLYVAALVRAGHMERAKETLIRLAMANKLGREQEWEFNEWLHGVTGEPRGAAYQAWSAGMYLYAYSCVKEGHEPVFSVLESKECQLWHNTNLGNQNS
- a CDS encoding helix-turn-helix transcriptional regulator; this encodes MDNENRSPDGQEEAVIGLTKREIEVLQLVLEGKSSKEVAAILCCSKRTVDFHLARIYDKLNVSNRVQAMRRCAGLGLIPMGGNGGNGREEVG